The following proteins come from a genomic window of Dreissena polymorpha isolate Duluth1 chromosome 1, UMN_Dpol_1.0, whole genome shotgun sequence:
- the LOC127865826 gene encoding zinc finger protein 1 homolog, protein MRTHTGEKPFQCPVCFRSFTQKGSMRSHMVTVHRAIVDSFQLKYLCPYCLKWFNYKSHFDAHVRIHTGEKPYAFNEVKHISLSTLILDICLFSEGGLECNLCSKNFPSRFALQMHTRTHTGERPFECKVCGKRFSQKGHMKGHMITHIKL, encoded by the exons ATGCGCACGCACACCGGGGAGAAACCGTTCCAGTGCCCCGTCTGCTTCAGGAGCTTCACGCAAAAGGGCAGTATGAGATCACACATGGTCACCGTGCACAGGGCGATAGTGGACTCCTTCCAAT TGAAGTATTTGTGCCCATACTGTCTGAAGTGGTTCAACTATAAGTCACATTTCGACGCCCATGTGAGAATTCACACGGGGGAGAAACCATATGC TTTTAACGAAGTAAAACATATTTCTTTATCAACGTTAATTCTTGACATTTGCTTATTTTCAGAAGGCGGCTTGGAATGCAACTTATGCTCAAAGAACTTCCCGAGCAGGTTTGCCCTCCAGATGCACACGAGAACTCACACGGGAGAGCGACCCTTTGAGTGCAAGGTGTGTGGGAAGAGGTTCTCACAGAAAGGTCACATGAAAGGCCACATGATAACCCACATCAAACTCTGA